In a genomic window of Mucilaginibacter sp. KACC 22063:
- a CDS encoding SusC/RagA family TonB-linked outer membrane protein, whose translation MNRILTFTGYVLLFLFFTSAAFAQNVTVKGNVTDATSGETLIGVTVTIKGTTAGTQTDVNGAFTLSAPGTATLVFTYVGYASQEVPLNGQTAINVKLAPQAKELQQVVVVGYGVQRKRDVTGSIGNVSGEQLAKQPVQTPTQALQGRVSGVQVLSSGQPNSAPQLRIRGTGSILGGANPLYVVDGVLTNDIRNINNADILSVDVLKDASAAIYGVRGANGVVIITTKKGKKGPPSVSYDANFGFREAANTIKMANRDQYLSYETDVNPSALAANSAPLTYGGTTNWWDVVLRKGFTMNHNVSLSGGGDNNTYFVSASYLDDQGIAKTNDFSRFTLRANNDVNITKKLKFSEQLSLTRSIENPITASSIFGNVYRAAPIVIGQADDGRYGNTSAWGNVGNPLLQLDKANNFTGANRVQGNVALDYDIVKSLKFHTAFNVDGVWDNQRNYLYQFGANSSTFTTGGGNQRQDNSSLFIQQDNAYNFNWDNTLTYDHRFDKHHVTVLGGYTSEKFRYSYLNGTRLNVPPISDQWYLALGDPSLQTSLDNNGDKYTRQSLIARANYDYAGKYLLTGSFRRDGSSKFAQKWGNFYTVGGGWVVTEEDFMKDQKVINYLKLRASYGQLGNDNIPSSLYIVTATSNLPYYYNGQLTNGTAIQQIKDPNLKWELTDQLDLGFEYAFLNNRLTGEFDYYRKKVKDALTQVTIPAILGSNEDTYTTNAASFQNTGFEFGLKWSDKINDKFSYYAGGNFSFNTNKVIGLNGGQYLQDGSVNGQFVTRTDNGQPIASYYVLKAVGVFQNQAEVNAAPPNTFGEANHVGGLRYADVNGDGKIDANDRIYAGSYQPKYYGGFNLGFTYTSFDLSADLYYNFGNKIYNGNSNARSDLRDNITSDYADSRFTTARPSTTDPNVITSNTPPSTYFIQSGSFVRMNNLTLGYTIPANALKRLYISRLRIFATAQNLFTITKYKGISPELIPATNNTANGLVNVVSSSGILAQGVDQSVYPVARTFSFGVNVQF comes from the coding sequence ATGAATAGAATCCTTACTTTCACAGGGTATGTACTTTTGTTTCTTTTTTTTACTTCAGCAGCATTTGCACAAAATGTTACTGTTAAAGGTAATGTTACAGATGCCACCAGTGGCGAAACCCTCATCGGCGTTACTGTAACTATTAAAGGTACTACCGCAGGCACTCAAACAGATGTAAACGGCGCGTTTACACTAAGTGCACCGGGCACGGCAACATTGGTTTTTACCTATGTTGGATATGCGTCTCAAGAGGTTCCGCTTAACGGACAAACAGCAATAAACGTAAAACTTGCACCGCAGGCCAAAGAATTACAGCAGGTAGTTGTGGTGGGTTACGGCGTGCAGCGTAAACGCGATGTTACTGGATCTATCGGTAACGTAAGCGGCGAACAATTAGCCAAGCAGCCGGTACAAACGCCTACCCAGGCATTACAGGGCAGGGTATCAGGTGTGCAGGTACTTTCTTCGGGGCAGCCAAACTCGGCTCCACAATTACGTATCCGTGGTACAGGCTCTATACTTGGCGGTGCAAACCCTCTTTATGTAGTTGACGGGGTTTTAACCAATGATATCCGTAACATTAACAACGCCGACATATTAAGCGTCGATGTATTAAAAGATGCATCTGCCGCTATTTATGGTGTGCGTGGTGCAAACGGTGTGGTGATCATCACTACCAAAAAGGGTAAAAAGGGGCCGCCTTCTGTTAGCTACGATGCCAACTTTGGTTTCCGCGAAGCAGCTAATACCATTAAAATGGCCAACCGCGATCAGTATCTTTCTTATGAAACTGATGTAAACCCAAGTGCGCTTGCGGCAAATAGTGCGCCGTTAACTTATGGCGGCACCACCAACTGGTGGGATGTTGTTTTACGCAAGGGTTTCACCATGAATCACAACGTTTCATTATCTGGAGGCGGCGACAACAATACCTATTTTGTAAGCGCCAGTTACCTGGATGATCAGGGTATTGCTAAAACCAATGATTTCTCACGTTTTACGTTACGTGCAAACAATGACGTAAACATCACTAAGAAATTAAAATTCAGCGAACAGTTATCATTAACCCGCTCAATAGAAAACCCGATTACGGCATCCAGCATCTTCGGTAACGTTTACAGGGCTGCGCCAATTGTAATTGGCCAGGCAGATGACGGCCGTTACGGTAATACATCGGCTTGGGGTAACGTTGGTAACCCGCTGTTACAATTAGACAAGGCAAACAACTTTACAGGTGCTAACCGCGTACAAGGCAACGTTGCTTTAGATTACGACATTGTAAAGTCGCTTAAGTTCCACACCGCATTTAATGTTGACGGTGTTTGGGATAACCAGCGCAACTACCTGTACCAGTTTGGTGCAAATTCCTCAACCTTTACAACAGGCGGCGGTAACCAGCGCCAGGACAATAGCTCGCTTTTCATCCAGCAGGATAATGCGTATAACTTCAACTGGGATAACACCTTAACATACGATCACCGTTTCGATAAACATCACGTTACAGTATTGGGTGGTTACACCAGCGAGAAATTCCGCTACAGCTATCTGAATGGTACACGCCTGAACGTTCCTCCAATATCAGATCAGTGGTATCTGGCATTAGGCGATCCAAGCTTGCAAACATCATTAGATAACAATGGTGATAAATACACCCGCCAGTCGTTAATTGCACGTGCGAACTATGATTATGCCGGCAAGTATCTGTTAACAGGATCGTTCCGTCGCGACGGCAGCTCTAAGTTTGCTCAAAAATGGGGTAACTTTTATACCGTAGGCGGTGGCTGGGTTGTAACCGAAGAGGACTTTATGAAAGATCAAAAGGTTATTAATTATTTAAAACTACGTGCCAGCTACGGTCAGCTAGGTAATGATAATATTCCGTCGAGCCTTTATATTGTAACTGCTACTTCAAACCTGCCTTATTATTACAATGGACAGCTTACAAATGGCACAGCAATACAGCAAATCAAAGATCCTAACTTAAAATGGGAACTTACCGATCAGTTAGATTTAGGTTTCGAGTATGCTTTTTTAAATAACCGCTTAACCGGTGAGTTTGATTACTATCGCAAAAAGGTAAAAGATGCACTTACCCAGGTAACTATCCCAGCTATATTAGGGTCAAATGAGGATACTTATACAACCAATGCGGCCTCATTTCAAAATACAGGTTTTGAGTTTGGGTTGAAATGGAGTGACAAAATCAACGATAAGTTTTCTTACTATGCAGGTGGTAACTTCAGTTTCAACACTAATAAAGTTATTGGGCTTAATGGCGGTCAGTATTTGCAGGATGGTAGTGTTAACGGCCAGTTTGTAACCCGTACCGATAATGGCCAGCCAATAGCAAGCTATTATGTATTAAAGGCTGTAGGGGTTTTCCAAAACCAGGCAGAGGTTAATGCTGCACCACCTAATACCTTTGGTGAGGCAAACCACGTAGGTGGCTTACGCTATGCTGATGTTAATGGCGATGGTAAAATTGATGCCAATGACCGTATTTATGCAGGCTCATACCAGCCTAAATATTATGGTGGTTTTAACCTTGGTTTTACCTATACCAGCTTTGACCTGAGCGCCGATTTGTATTACAATTTTGGTAACAAGATTTACAACGGTAACAGCAACGCACGATCTGACCTGCGCGACAATATAACATCAGATTATGCCGATAGCCGCTTTACTACAGCAAGGCCATCAACCACAGATCCTAATGTAATTACATCAAACACGCCACCGTCAACTTACTTTATTCAATCGGGCTCATTTGTAAGAATGAACAATCTTACTTTAGGTTACACTATTCCCGCAAATGCTTTAAAAAGATTATATATTTCAAGGCTGCGCATTTTTGCAACTGCACAAAACCTGTTTACCATTACCAAGTACAAAGGCATATCACCAGAGTTGATACCAGCCACCAATAACACTGCTAATGGCTTGGTTAACGTGGTTTCATCATCTGGTATATTGGCCCAGGGGGTAGATCAATCAGTTTATCCGGTAGCCCGCACCTTTTCGTTCGGTGTAAATGTTCAATTCTAA
- the trhO gene encoding oxygen-dependent tRNA uridine(34) hydroxylase TrhO, producing MKKYQTLLYYCYSTIADAEQFAADHLKFCKSLGLTGRIIVADEGLNGTVSGTPEACKAYMDAVHADERFAKTEFKIDNVDEPSFVKMHVRYKSEIVHSGLRDPQMINPQVKTGKHLEPQEFLAMKDDEDVVILDVRSNYEHSLGRFKNAVTLDIENFRDFPSKINELAKYKDKKILTYCTGGIKCEKASALLLHEGFENVYQLHGGIIKYGKEAGGEDFEGKCYVFDNRLAVDVNSVNPVTVSTCFNCGKKTEKMINCANPECNEHFTQCDECGWQMEGCCSDACKEHPRKRVYDGTGYYVKVPQPVAPKKAKVQLAE from the coding sequence TGTTATTCAACAATAGCAGATGCGGAGCAATTTGCCGCAGACCATCTTAAATTTTGTAAAAGCCTTGGCTTAACCGGTCGAATCATTGTTGCCGATGAAGGCCTTAACGGAACTGTATCTGGCACGCCTGAGGCATGTAAAGCCTATATGGATGCCGTACATGCCGATGAGCGCTTTGCCAAAACGGAGTTCAAGATCGATAATGTAGACGAGCCTTCGTTTGTAAAAATGCATGTGCGTTACAAAAGCGAAATTGTGCATTCGGGCTTACGCGACCCTCAGATGATTAACCCGCAGGTTAAAACCGGCAAGCACCTGGAACCACAGGAGTTTCTGGCCATGAAAGATGATGAGGATGTGGTGATACTTGATGTGCGTTCTAACTACGAGCATTCTTTAGGCCGATTTAAAAATGCCGTAACCCTTGATATAGAAAACTTCCGCGATTTCCCTTCAAAGATTAATGAGTTGGCTAAGTATAAGGATAAAAAAATCCTGACGTACTGTACAGGCGGTATCAAATGCGAAAAGGCTTCGGCTTTGCTATTGCACGAAGGTTTTGAAAACGTTTACCAATTGCATGGTGGCATCATTAAATACGGCAAGGAAGCAGGAGGAGAAGATTTTGAAGGCAAGTGCTATGTGTTTGATAACCGTTTGGCGGTAGATGTTAACAGTGTGAATCCGGTTACTGTTTCCACTTGTTTTAACTGTGGCAAAAAAACCGAGAAAATGATCAATTGTGCTAATCCCGAGTGTAACGAGCATTTCACTCAGTGTGACGAATGCGGCTGGCAAATGGAAGGTTGTTGCAGCGATGCCTGCAAAGAACATCCGCGCAAAAGGGTATATGATGGAACTGGCTACTATGTAAAAGTGCCGCAGCCAGTTGCACCTAAAAAAGCGAAAGTTCAATTAGCAGAATAA